The Theileria equi strain WA chromosome 2 map unlocalized gcontig_1105316255037, whole genome shotgun sequence genomic sequence GTTCATCGCAGGAACCATGTTGGTGATTTTGGATCACAATCGGGTGTTATAATACGTTACCTTTTAGAATATGACCCAAAAACATTAGAATCATTGGACTATGGGACCTGCAACACAAgtataaatatggaaaaggaaagGATGGTCAGAGGTCACAAGTATCCTGAAGAAGTTATTGATACTACAGATAGACGTCTTGGTTTAGGTGGGATAGATTTTCCGGATCAACTTACTATAAGCACACTTGGAGAGTATTATAGGATCTCAACTTTGAAATAcaaagatgatgatttGTTTGCACACCGAGCTCGCTTGGAAACAACTGCTCTGCAGAATGGTAAAAGTGTTGCACAAAAGCAATGGGACaatgttgtaaaaatatcTCTACGGCATTTTACCGAGATATTAAAGAGCTTTAACGCTACAAAGTTAAAACACATTCCAGAGAGTTGCTACAAGATTCGTGCAAATCAACTAATTGATTCTCTACTGGAGGCTGGAGTTGCCAAACAATTTGGAGATTCATATGTAGAGGTGTTTCTTTCAGATTGTAAAGACTCGGGTGCGAATAGATCTGTTTTGCGTACCAGAGATGGAGCGCTCACATATATGGCAACGGATCTAGCCGCCTTACGTCATCGCATTTCTACGCACAAACCAGATATCATAATTTACATAACTGACGAAGCCCAGGAATTTCACTTTAAGAGGGTATATACATACGTACTTTCCATATACTTATTTAGCTTGAAGAAATCGCAATAAAGGCAAACATTCTTGGAGATTGCAAGATTGAACATATGGGCTACTCTCCCATATTATCGCAGGAAGGTGATAAAATTAGGTCAAGATCTGGAACGCAGTATCGTATTTCCGAAACTTTGTCTCAGATAAAAAAACTGGCCAGGGATATGATTGTTCAAAATGGTGACTACATATCACAAACAACTCATGTTTTGTCCGAGAGAATAGGTAATGTGTTAGCGGCCAACAGATTTATTTAGGGGCTGGAGGTATATTATTTTCTGAGTTGTCGACTCATCATGAAAAGAGTGATAAATACTCTATTGATCGCATTGCAGCCACAGGCCTTAATCCCCTCTTTTCTTTGTTGCTCTCGTATTCATCAGCCTTTTCAATACTAAATCGACTTTTACACTCTAGAACACCGCCAGAGTACATTAAGGGTATGTGAAGCACATTTATACTATGCACTTTCAGACGATGGATTTCGAAATGAAACTGAAAGGAGTTTGGCACTGACGCTGATGGGATTAGAAAATGAAGTATATTACTCACTAAAATCAAGGATATCTCATAGACTTTGTAAATATCTCCGTACTGTCTCTGAAAGATTTGAATTGTTTTGTAAAGAGACCACAATAGTTGACGGGAACAAGGTCCATCTAGGCTCTCTAAATTTGGTAAAACTCACATACAGAGTAATGAAACTTGTTTTTTCACTTTTAGGTATCAAGCCAGTGGAaaagttttaaaaaattaGTCTTTTCTTaatatttatcattttaGAGCCTTTTTCTCTGCCGCATCAGCATCGCGCATAAACTGGCGAACTTGTTTTGGTGTCATATCAAACACAAAATCTGGCGGGGGAACTTCTATATTCTCCGTTTCAATATACATCTTTGACAGATCAAAGCTGAGATCGTATTTTCTAAAGTGGTGCCAATTGTACATCCACCCGTGAACTGCGCCAAGGTTGAGGGTTCTGAATTCCTTGATTTCTCCATctgaaaaatatttataacattAAAGGAAACAATACCTTGTAGTACAGGTAGATTGTAGACATTATATGCATCAGGGGGAGGTGGTATATGAGTGAGTTTGAATACCAACTGCAGGGTTCCCTCTTTGTAGACACATGAAGGAGTTCTCAGGTCAATATGTGCAAACGGTCTGTATGCACGTTGTATTCGCGAATATTTTTGTCTTTCTTTTGGGTCACGTCTGGACCGGAATGTAGCACGTTCCCATTGTTTAACAAGTGTGTTTTTGGgaacatttataaatatgaGTGGAGGCTTTTTACCTTCGGGTGCGATTTCCGTAAATTCGTAATCTGGACCTGCCATGCGATTAAAAAGATCATTATAGGTACTGTTGTATGAATACTTGTGTTGTTCAAATGGTGGAGGCACTTCTTCCGATGTTTGATAATATTCTAAAACTTGAGGGGAGTTTGGAATTTCCTTGACAACTTCATCTGTGTATGATTCAGTATTCACTAATTTCCCGGAATAATCGACGATAACCTTTATGTCATCTACATTTAAACCAGGAATCCATGAACTTATGGTCAAGTATGGAGTCCCTTCACGCAAGAGCATCTCTGTTGTGTTATAAGGAGGTGGGAGTGTGATCTTTTTAAAACCGGAATCAGGTTCATCATCAAACATTCCCAAACGCTTTACCTTCTTTggcttcttctttttgaCCCTTTCAGCACGAAGTGCGTCCTGTGTCATTTCTGTCTCCCATTCATCTCCCGTCTGCGTGCGACCGTCCTTCGTATACAGGCACTCGTAGGATATTACAGTGTTTCCAAATAGCGCAACATCCTCAGGTACACATACTCCTGTCCTCTTTGCCGCATTGCATGGCGTAATCCGTCCCAAACGGCGCAGCTTTGCTTCGGGGAGATGTGACCTATCAAAGCCCTGGCCTTTCAGCGCAGAAGTGTTTAAAAACGAGAACCTCCTACAAAATACAGGCGTTACTAGTACAATATATAGGACATATCCTACATTAAAGTACATATCTCATTTCCGGTGGACTACTGAGATGTGATTTGGTGAGAACTACCGCCAACTATTATATTATGGAGGCACAGGGCACATCCATTTAAATAAAACAATTACAAAAGACGAAAATTATAAACATAATCTGGAAATTTGGGCAAAGAACACACACCATAACATTACAGACGCGGATTCTTCCACCTCATTCCTAATTTTAACACATTATCGCAACGTGGCTTTATTAATCACATTATTATAGCCGCTTTAACCAATCAAAAAAGATGCACAGCATAAATGAAGCCAGTACTGGAGTTTCGTGATCTTTTAAACAATAGACGAGCCCATCTTTCATATGTGAAGCAGATTTATCACAATTTTGTTCTGAATAATGTACATCATCCGTAAGTTTTGCATACTATCCAGAACAGCTTCTCtttgtttcttcttcttgaCGGTCTTTCGTAGGAAATATGCATATCGTAGACATAGGGAGGTAGAAATAGATGAATCATTTAGGAAGGCTCACTTCACAAGGATATCTGGAACGCTCATGCAACATATCAGCAACCATGCAAAACTGGTTATAGAAACTTCGGCCAAAAAGTATGTTTCCAACGTAGCCTATGATGGCTTCTTCTTTACACTCTTGTACAATTGGAGACATATCAGCAAAAAGAATAACATAGTCATGCTGGTTGAACTAATAAAAATCTTAAGTGAAATGAAACGTGCTGATTGCAAGAATCTGCAACTATTTGAGAGCATTACAAGATTTCTAAATTTTATTCTCGTCTCTGATAGTTCTTGGcttgacaaagttgaagatatGGTCGATAAAAGAGAATCAATCGTCAAAGCTTGGAGGTCTGCTGGAAATTTCATATATGTAGGGAGTAAAAGAAGTTTTGACCAAAAGCTAGATGATAATATATTTGCGAATTTGATGTCAAGTTTTGAGAGGATCAAGGATCTTGTTCGAGTGTTATCAGTTCTTAGCCGGCTTGGAGAACTAGGGTTTGATACTCGTCCGATTAATGCTAACTTCTCATTTGCATTATCATGTTTAACACCGCACATTATCGAAAAATGTAGCATAAGGGATATGATCAACATTCTTTATTATATCGGACGTGTTAATAATGACCATATTGGAGATATAGAAAACCTTTTAAGTGCTATAGATCATAGATTAAATTGTGAATTAGCCCCTTTAACCCTTACAGATTGTGACAGGTTATTGCAAACTATGACATGCTATTCACTGAAAACTGGATCCAAGTTCGGGTTTTCATCACTTTCTCTATCAGTTTTAATAAATTTAGATTGTTTGTTTAATAAAGTGAAAATCCTTAGACACATCGGTAGAAATGATAAAGTGTATTTAAAGCTTTCATCGCAAAATAATTCGGAGAATAACGTAAATTTGAAGAGTTCCACAGGAAAACAACCACAGAATTGTGAATACTGCACAGAGTGCAAGAAAAGTTCCACCAACTTATTCACAGACATAGAATTGGTACAAGGCATATGCATGGATTTGTATGGAAGCTATGATTTCGTACACGAATTTTTGGACAGACACAAGATTTACTGCAGGAAACAGAATGACATTGCGAAGCCTAACCTTTACAAGTGGAATCGTATCCATTCCAACATTGAGATGGTTTCCCCTTACTTGGGGAAGGAGACTCTACCATATGCTACGATTTTGGAACAGAGAATATCGCAAGATAGAGTACAAATTACATAAGCATATACTTTAATAATTAAGTAAGAATTAAATCTATCATCCCTTGCAATTTCAAGAGGATTGTATGTTGATAAAGCTCCAGATTAATCTTGCTGGGTATCTTTCTGAGTTCCTTTATCACGGTTGCATCAGAGCACGTTTTAAGCCATGTATTGTTATCCAAAACGGTATGTaaaaactccaaaagtATACTTGTGTTGTAAACATCCCGATTCAGTTGTGAAGAAACAAACTTTAATAGCGGTATGATAGTTTGTTCATCTCTCCCCTTGACAGCCGTTCCAAGAGAACCCCTCAAAATCAGCAATTCAACCAGGTTGTATACATGATCTGGTGTAAGTGTGAGAGCTAAATCTAGAGCAGCCTGATATTGGAATGCCTTTACAAGGCGATCCAAAACTCCAAGTTTAACTGTCTTGTATCCCGTTACTGAAGTGATGTTTCCAGAAACTTTTGAATTGTTTTCCATTACCGCGCGCAATTGTAGCGTACTACCAGATGATGTTTCGCTTTTTACAAAACCAGAGCTATTGTGTCTAATTAGCCACTTTCCGGTTGATAAACCGGAAGCCATTGTGTTTCCAGAAAGCGAATAGTCAAAAGCAGAAACTGCGGACTCGTGCGTATAGACATGCATCAAGGGGAATTTGCTTGAGTTCTCAGTGAATTTTATTGTCCCGTCTAGAGATGCTGTTACTATACAATTTTGATCTTCAGAAAGATATGCCCTGAAGATAGTTCTCATATGAGGTTGTAAGGAAGACTTTAGTTTTAAGCCAGATGACAAATCCCATATTTTAACCAAGGTTCCTCCTGAAACTACCATTGAAATACATGACTTAGAAGACGTAACAGACTCTATTGGAGCATCGTGTTGCAGGGTAGAAACAGGAGTTTGTGGACATCTGATATCATATATCCTACAAGTACAATCGTAACATCCTGTAGCCCATAAAAACGAGTTTTCAGAGAGATCACACAATGATCTAACACGATCCGTATGACCTTCCAATGACAAAACGGATTTTTCCTCCTGTATATCCCAAAATTTAACAGTCCCATCATCTCCTCCTGTCATGAGATGCCCTTTATCCG encodes the following:
- a CDS encoding arginyl-tRNA synthetase, putative (encoded by transcript BEWA_042360A), producing the protein MLGKATIATHRLCTELKKDISIVSDCFIGASDFIRIVLKDEYIQSRLESMLSDERLGIPIMNNECVVVDYFGPNVGKELHLGHLRSLAMGQMVSNVLEFYGATVHRRNHVGDFGSQSGVIIRYLLEYDPKTLESLDYGTCNTSINMEKERMVRGHKYPEEVIDTTDRRLGLGGIDFPDQLTISTLGEYYRISTLKYKDDDLFAHRARLETTALQNGKSVAQKQWDNVVKISLRHFTEILKSFNATKLKHIPESCYKIRANQLIDSLLEAGVAKQFGDSYVEVFLSDCKDSGANRSVLRTRDGALTYMATDLAALRHRISTHKPDIIIYITDEAQEFHFKRLEEIAIKANILGDCKIEHMGYSPILSQEGDKIRSRSGTQYRISETLSQIKKLARDMIVQNGDYISQTTHVLSERIGAGGILFSELSTHHEKSDKYSIDRIAATGLNPLFSLLLSYSSAFSILNRLLHSRTPPEYIKDDGFRNETERSLALTLMGLENEVYYSLKSRISHRLCKYLRTVSERFELFCKETTIVDGNKVHLGSLNLVKLTYRVMKLVFSLLGIKPVEKF
- a CDS encoding conserved hypothetical protein (encoded by transcript BEWA_042370A) yields the protein MYFNVGYVLYIVLVTPVFCRRFSFLNTSALKGQGFDRSHLPEAKLRRLGRITPCNAAKRTGVCVPEDVALFGNTVISYECLYTKDGRTQTGDEWETEMTQDALRAERVKKKKPKKVKRLGMFDDEPDSGFKKITLPPPYNTTEMLLREGTPYLTISSWIPGLNVDDIKVIVDYSGKLVNTESYTDEVVKEIPNSPQVLEYYQTSEEVPPPFEQHKYSYNSTYNDLFNRMAGPDYEFTEIAPEGKKPPLIFINVPKNTLVKQWERATFRSRRDPKERQKYSRIQRAYRPFAHIDLRTPSCVYKEGTLQLVFKLTHIPPPPDAYNVYNLPVLQDGEIKEFRTLNLGAVHGWMYNWHHFRKYDLSFDLSKMYIETENIEVPPPDFVFDMTPKQVRQFMRDADAAEKKALK
- a CDS encoding conserved hypothetical protein (encoded by transcript BEWA_042380A), whose product is MYIIRKFCILSRTASLCFFFLTVFRRKYAYRRHREVEIDESFRKAHFTRISGTLMQHISNHAKLVIETSAKKYVSNVAYDGFFFTLLYNWRHISKKNNIVMLVELIKILSEMKRADCKNLQLFESITRFLNFILVSDSSWLDKVEDMVDKRESIVKAWRSAGNFIYVGSKRSFDQKLDDNIFANLMSSFERIKDLVRVLSVLSRLGELGFDTRPINANFSFALSCLTPHIIEKCSIRDMINILYYIGRVNNDHIGDIENLLSAIDHRLNCELAPLTLTDCDRLLQTMTCYSLKTGSKFGFSSLSLSVLINLDCLFNKVKILRHIGRNDKVYLKLSSQNNSENNVNLKSSTGKQPQNCEYCTECKKSSTNLFTDIELVQGICMDLYGSYDFVHEFLDRHKIYCRKQNDIAKPNLYKWNRIHSNIEMVSPYLGKETLPYATILEQRISQDRVQIT
- a CDS encoding WD domain, G-beta repeat family protein (encoded by transcript BEWA_042390A), encoding MGDYFKLSNVQGLRESPSEPIEHDKGIKSFFKQLKVVSEDKQSSSISHLALNNGGDLCAVSSGTKAIFYDYKLNRAEYNFTSAKDFVRCCSFREDSKLAAVSDDSGNIHILALPLKSLLKGFKAHNGSIYCHSFSSDKGHLMTGGDDGTVKFWDIQEEKSVLSLEGHTDRVRSLCDLSENSFLWATGCYDCTCRIYDIRCPQTPVSTLQHDAPIESVTSSKSCISMVVSGGTLVKIWDLSSGLKLKSSLQPHMRTIFRAYLSEDQNCIVTASLDGTIKFTENSSKFPLMHVYTHESAVSAFDYSLSGNTMASGLSTGKWLIRHNSSGFVKSETSSGSTLQLRAVMENNSKVSGNITSVTGYKTVKLGVLDRLVKAFQYQAALDLALTLTPDHVYNLVELLILRGSLGTAVKGRDEQTIIPLLKFVSSQLNRDVYNTSILLEFLHTVLDNNTWLKTCSDATVIKELRKIPSKINLELYQHTILLKLQGMIDLILT